In the Thauera sedimentorum genome, one interval contains:
- a CDS encoding GGDEF domain-containing protein, with product MNSPGNPSEIAREALRQLAMRRVPPTPDHYRTLYNEIAGNAAEDEPLPEKFLRMLARQLPRDSAERQRLARAFDQAVAAQDDGAAREALAQYLAGLAQEAQPAWNELITQLLRQWEARHAGWTTARKRESLERVLTAADPNTLYARLQGLVRSWSQIPSESPPPDAGGDALATTAAADSTPAAASAPRMLAAGEAGELVDTLRGLLSRTLKEVVPASLAEQPELLREAAALSARIDAAASIDQLRQFGELLRRFALKLEMAAGDAAEVRSGLLNLLRLLLANIDELVLDDQWLHGQVELLRQVVDKPANVRAIDDAERRLKEVIYKQSQLKHNLSEAQQAIKTMIAGFVDQLALFAESTGSYHDTIGQCAQKIAAARDITQIGHVLDEVMRETRNIQQRAASSRDDLLAAQQRVQQAEARIAALQAELDEASRLVSHDPLTGALNRRGLEEMFDKEAGRAARRHSALCVALLDLDNFKKLNDTYGHRSGDDALVHLARVVRENLRPQDSVARYGGEEFILLYPDTELAEAASALTRLQRALTTTFFLADNQKVFITFSAGVTGWVPGESLDTVVARADAAMYRAKQSGKNRVERAEAPGA from the coding sequence ATGAATTCTCCCGGCAACCCATCCGAGATCGCCCGCGAAGCATTGCGCCAACTGGCCATGCGCCGCGTGCCGCCCACGCCCGACCACTACCGCACGCTGTACAACGAGATCGCCGGCAACGCCGCCGAAGACGAGCCGCTGCCGGAGAAATTCCTGCGCATGTTGGCGCGCCAGCTGCCGCGCGACAGCGCAGAGCGGCAACGGCTTGCACGCGCCTTCGACCAGGCCGTGGCGGCGCAGGACGACGGCGCGGCGCGCGAGGCGCTGGCGCAGTACCTCGCGGGCCTGGCGCAGGAGGCCCAGCCGGCCTGGAACGAACTGATCACCCAGTTGCTGCGCCAGTGGGAAGCGCGCCACGCGGGCTGGACCACCGCCCGCAAGCGCGAATCGCTGGAGCGCGTGCTCACCGCCGCCGACCCCAATACCCTCTACGCCCGCCTGCAGGGCCTGGTCCGCTCGTGGAGCCAGATTCCTTCCGAGAGCCCGCCACCTGACGCAGGCGGCGACGCGCTCGCCACGACCGCCGCAGCCGACAGCACACCGGCCGCGGCATCGGCCCCGCGCATGCTGGCCGCCGGCGAAGCCGGCGAACTGGTCGATACCCTGCGCGGCCTGCTCTCCCGCACGCTCAAGGAAGTCGTGCCCGCCTCGCTCGCCGAACAGCCGGAACTGCTGCGGGAGGCGGCCGCCCTGTCCGCCCGCATCGACGCCGCCGCCAGCATCGACCAGCTGCGCCAGTTCGGTGAACTGCTGCGCCGCTTCGCGCTCAAGCTGGAGATGGCCGCGGGCGATGCCGCCGAGGTGCGCAGCGGACTGCTCAACCTGCTGCGCCTGCTGCTCGCCAACATCGACGAGCTGGTGCTGGACGACCAGTGGTTGCACGGGCAGGTCGAACTGCTGCGCCAGGTGGTCGACAAACCCGCCAACGTGCGCGCCATCGACGACGCCGAGCGCCGGCTAAAGGAAGTGATCTACAAGCAGAGCCAGCTCAAGCACAACCTGTCCGAAGCGCAGCAGGCCATCAAGACGATGATCGCCGGCTTCGTCGACCAGCTCGCGCTGTTCGCCGAGAGCACCGGCAGCTACCACGACACCATCGGCCAGTGTGCCCAGAAGATCGCCGCCGCGCGCGACATCACCCAGATCGGCCACGTGCTGGACGAGGTGATGCGCGAAACCCGCAACATCCAGCAGCGCGCGGCCAGCTCGCGCGACGACCTGCTCGCCGCACAGCAGCGCGTGCAACAGGCCGAAGCGCGCATCGCCGCGCTGCAGGCCGAACTCGACGAAGCCAGCCGGCTGGTCAGCCACGACCCGCTGACCGGCGCGCTGAACCGCCGCGGCCTGGAAGAGATGTTCGACAAGGAGGCCGGCCGTGCCGCCCGCCGACACAGCGCCCTGTGCGTGGCCCTGCTCGACCTGGACAACTTCAAGAAGCTCAACGACACCTACGGCCATCGCAGCGGCGACGACGCACTGGTGCACCTCGCCCGCGTGGTCCGCGAGAACCTGCGCCCGCAGGACAGCGTGGCGCGCTACGGCGGCGAGGAATTCATCCTGCTCTACCCCGATACGGAACTGGCCGAAGCGGCCTCCGCGCTGACCCGGCTGCAGCGCGCCCTGACCACCACCTTCTTCCTGGCCGACAACCAGAAGGTGTTCATCACCTTCAGCGCCGGGGTAACCGGCTGGGTGCCGGGAGAATCGCTGGACACGGTCGTCGCGCGCGCCGATGCGGCGATGTACCGGGCCAAGCAGAGCGGGAAGAACCGGGTGGAG
- a CDS encoding GGDEF domain-containing protein: MPEFTSPSEIARETLRRLAAQRLAPTPDHYRSTYHQIAGSKEEDHFPSTALRAIAKALPRNTPEALKLAQQFEHATNSGSWPMMRRAILALAAAERAESEQLMSRLLHPAVSALLTDVPELSAEARALALAVESATADELEVIAQRLDAFIRKLEWAGEDQHAVRESLLALLRLILQNISELVLDDRWLHGQLSVLSEAFAGPLDIRVLDEVQRRLLDVIDKQSHLKRQLSDAQERLKSMLAGFVDRLASFGNVTGDYAKVLEGGAERISAATDIGELSDVIGEILTETRNAQTAAERSTEEIAALRAEVDSANQHILRLQRELDEASELVRHDPLTGTLNRKGLDEALEREIAMARRRGTLLCVGLLDVDNFKQLNDTYGHKTGDEALKHLSTVVRESLRPQDSVCRYGGEEFLILLPEADIEEASAILTRLQRELTRRIFMADNNRLLITFSAGVSLLDPEEPAHIAIERADRAMYAAKRAGKNRVLTAG; encoded by the coding sequence ATGCCGGAATTCACCTCGCCTTCCGAGATCGCCCGGGAAACCCTGCGCCGCCTGGCCGCGCAGCGCCTGGCGCCCACCCCCGACCACTACCGCAGCACCTACCACCAGATCGCCGGCAGCAAGGAAGAAGACCACTTCCCGAGCACCGCCTTGCGCGCCATCGCCAAGGCCCTGCCGCGCAACACCCCGGAAGCGCTCAAGCTCGCCCAGCAGTTCGAACACGCCACCAACAGCGGCAGCTGGCCGATGATGCGCCGCGCCATCCTCGCGCTGGCCGCGGCCGAACGCGCCGAGAGCGAGCAACTGATGTCCCGCCTGCTGCATCCGGCGGTCAGCGCCCTGCTGACCGACGTGCCGGAACTGTCTGCCGAAGCGCGTGCGCTGGCCCTGGCGGTGGAATCGGCGACGGCCGACGAACTCGAGGTCATCGCCCAGCGCTTGGACGCCTTCATCCGCAAGCTGGAGTGGGCGGGCGAAGACCAGCACGCAGTGCGCGAATCGCTGCTCGCCCTGCTGCGCCTGATCCTGCAGAACATCAGCGAACTGGTGCTCGACGACCGCTGGCTGCACGGCCAGCTGAGCGTGCTGTCGGAGGCCTTTGCCGGCCCGCTCGACATCCGCGTGCTCGACGAGGTGCAGCGCCGCCTGCTCGACGTGATCGACAAGCAGAGCCACCTGAAGCGCCAGCTCTCCGACGCGCAGGAGCGCCTCAAGTCCATGCTGGCCGGCTTCGTCGACCGCCTGGCGAGCTTCGGCAACGTCACCGGTGACTACGCCAAGGTGCTCGAAGGCGGCGCCGAACGCATCTCCGCAGCCACCGACATCGGCGAGCTGTCCGACGTGATCGGCGAGATCCTCACCGAGACCCGCAACGCCCAGACCGCCGCCGAGCGCTCCACCGAGGAGATCGCCGCGCTGCGCGCCGAAGTGGACAGCGCCAACCAGCACATCCTGCGCCTGCAGCGCGAACTGGACGAAGCAAGCGAGCTGGTGCGCCACGACCCGCTCACCGGCACGCTCAACCGCAAGGGCCTGGACGAGGCGCTGGAGCGCGAGATCGCCATGGCGCGGCGGCGCGGCACCCTGCTGTGCGTGGGCCTGCTCGACGTGGACAACTTCAAGCAGCTCAACGACACCTACGGCCACAAGACCGGCGACGAGGCGCTGAAGCATCTGTCCACCGTGGTGCGCGAATCGCTGCGCCCGCAGGATTCGGTGTGCCGCTACGGCGGCGAGGAGTTCCTCATCCTGCTGCCGGAAGCCGACATCGAGGAGGCCTCGGCCATCCTCACCCGCCTGCAGCGCGAGCTGACCCGGCGCATCTTCATGGCGGACAACAACCGCCTGCTGATCACCTTCAGCGCCGGCGTCTCGCTGCTCGACCCCGAGGAACCCGCCCACATCGCCATCGAGCGCGCCGACCGCGCGATGTACGCCGCCAAGCGGGCGGGCAAGAACCGCGTGCTGACTGCCGGCTGA